From Xenopus tropicalis strain Nigerian chromosome 3, UCB_Xtro_10.0, whole genome shotgun sequence, the proteins below share one genomic window:
- the LOC108646265 gene encoding olfactory receptor 1468-like yields MNEKNQTWVSEIVLLGFQNLHNFKVPLFSLFLLIYILTVWENVLIIVLVAFSRNLHSPMYFFLQQLSLSDLLQTATVVPILLQTVINNGFAMSLIGCISQLYFFAYSETFQSFLLAVMAYDRYVAICIPLRYTSIMSHRVCVQVILTSWGISLCSTLVTVNLIGSLQFCENKTIDHYFCDVDPLLQMSCSDTFFVQIDIILLSIPVIICPFILITVSYMCIAHAILKIVSHTGRQKAFSTCSSHLAVVSMFYGTLIAIYLAAPSKQSLAIIKSLSLIYTVVIPWLNPLIYSLRSTDIKEAFKNYLNKYPLCL; encoded by the coding sequence ATGAATGAGAAGAACCAGACGTGGGTCAGTGAGATtgttctcttgggatttcagaatctCCACAACTTCAAGGTTCCCCTGTTCTCTCTGTTCCTTCTGATTTACATTCTGACAGTTTGGGAGAACGTCCTCATCATAGTGTTGGTGGCCTTCAGCCGGAACCTCcactcccccatgtacttctttctcCAGCAGTTGTCCCTCTCCGATCTGCTGCAGACTGCAACTGTTGTACCGATCCTGCTCCAGACTGTAATTAATAACGGATTCGCAATGTCCCTTATTGGCTGTATTTCTCAGCTTTACTTTTTTGCCTACTCTGAAACATTTCAGTCATTCCTACTAGCAGTAATGGCCTATGACAGATACGTGGCCATCTGCATCCCCCTGAGATACACTTCTATCATGTCACACAGGGTTTGTGTACAAGTCATTCTTACATCATGGGGAATTAGTCTTTGCTCTACATTGGTAACTGTGAATCTGATAGGAAGCCTACAGTTCTGTGAGAATAAAACCATAGACCATTATTTCTGTGATGTGGATCCTCTTCTACAAATGTCCTGCTCAGATACCTTCTTTGTTCAAATAGACATTATTTTACTTTCTATCCCAGTGATTATTTGCCCCTTTATACTCAtcactgtatcatatatgtgtattgcccatgcaatcctaaagatagtgtcccataccgggaggcaaaaagccttctccacctgcagctcccacttggccgtggtctccatgttttatgggactctcattgCAATTTATTTAGCTGCTCCCAGTAAACAATCACTGGCCATTATCAAATCTCTATCTTTGATATACACTGTAGTGATTCCATGGCTCAACCCACTAATTTACAGCTTGAGAAGTACAGATATAAAAGAagcctttaaaaattatttgaataaatatCCACTTTGTTTATAA